A stretch of Anolis sagrei isolate rAnoSag1 chromosome X, rAnoSag1.mat, whole genome shotgun sequence DNA encodes these proteins:
- the RANBP1 gene encoding ran-specific GTPase-activating protein isoform X1 has protein sequence MAETKDTHEEHESTTDSVDDSNHDPQFEPIVSLPEQEIKTLEEDEEELFKMRAKLFRFASENDLPEWKERGTGDVKLLKHKEKGTIRLLMRRDKTLKICANHYITPLMELKPNAGSDRAWVWNTHADFADESPKPELLAIRFLNAENAQKFKAKFEECRNEVDKKGKKAGADKNDSADKVAKKLEELSVKEESKESEKKEVEEKTEKQ, from the exons ATGGCCGAGACGAAG GACACACACGAGGAGCATGAGTCAACAACTGACAGCGTTGATGATTCTAACCATGATCCCCAGTTTGAGCCCATTGTCTCACTTCCTGAACAAGAGATCAAAACCCttgaagaagatgaggaggaactCTTCAAGAT GCGGGCAAAACTCTTCCGATTTGCATCAGAAAATGACCTTCCTGAATGGAAAGAGCGTGGCACTGGCGATGTCAAGCTTCTGAAGCACAAGGAGAAGGGGACCATCCGCCTCTTGATGAGGAGAGATAAAACCTTAAAAATATGTGCAAATCATTACA TTACCCCTCTGATGGAGCTGAAGCCTAATGCTGGGAGTGACAGGGCATGGGTTTGGAATACACATGCTGACTTTGCGGATGAGAGCCCTAAGCCAGAACTTCTGGCAATCCGATTTTTAAATGCAGAAA ATGCACAGAAATTCAAGGCAAAATTTGAGGAATGTAGGAACGAGGTTgataagaagggaaagaaag CAGGAGCAGATAAAAATGATAGTGCTGATAAAGTTGCTAAGAAACTAGAAGAACTATCTGTcaaggaagaaagcaaagaatCTGAGAAGAAAGAAGTTGAGGAGAAGACCGAAAAGCAATAA
- the RANBP1 gene encoding ran-specific GTPase-activating protein isoform X2, with protein sequence MAETKDTHEEHESTTDSVDDSNHDPQFEPIVSLPEQEIKTLEEDEEELFKMRAKLFRFASENDLPEWKERGTGDVKLLKHKEKGTIRLLMRRDKTLKICANHYITPLMELKPNAGSDRAWVWNTHADFADESPKPELLAIRFLNAENAQKFKAKFEECRNEVDKKGKKGADKNDSADKVAKKLEELSVKEESKESEKKEVEEKTEKQ encoded by the exons ATGGCCGAGACGAAG GACACACACGAGGAGCATGAGTCAACAACTGACAGCGTTGATGATTCTAACCATGATCCCCAGTTTGAGCCCATTGTCTCACTTCCTGAACAAGAGATCAAAACCCttgaagaagatgaggaggaactCTTCAAGAT GCGGGCAAAACTCTTCCGATTTGCATCAGAAAATGACCTTCCTGAATGGAAAGAGCGTGGCACTGGCGATGTCAAGCTTCTGAAGCACAAGGAGAAGGGGACCATCCGCCTCTTGATGAGGAGAGATAAAACCTTAAAAATATGTGCAAATCATTACA TTACCCCTCTGATGGAGCTGAAGCCTAATGCTGGGAGTGACAGGGCATGGGTTTGGAATACACATGCTGACTTTGCGGATGAGAGCCCTAAGCCAGAACTTCTGGCAATCCGATTTTTAAATGCAGAAA ATGCACAGAAATTCAAGGCAAAATTTGAGGAATGTAGGAACGAGGTTgataagaagggaaagaaag GAGCAGATAAAAATGATAGTGCTGATAAAGTTGCTAAGAAACTAGAAGAACTATCTGTcaaggaagaaagcaaagaatCTGAGAAGAAAGAAGTTGAGGAGAAGACCGAAAAGCAATAA